The following DNA comes from Papaver somniferum cultivar HN1 chromosome 4, ASM357369v1, whole genome shotgun sequence.
TCACTAATGGATGACTGAGCAGAGTTGATAATGTCGAGTAAGGTTTGAGAAGCAAACTTTACACTGTTCAGAGTTTCCTTATCAAGAGAAAGGGATTCTAATAAaagagacgaagatgaagaagggGAAACAGAAATAGAAGGAGAGGAAGTAGTAACATTCGCAGAGCTAGAAATATCCAAATTACTTTGagttaggggtgtaaataatacccgaaaatactcagcctgcctgtatccgcccgagcccgcctgtacccgaagtagcccaaagcctgttatggcccgtcatggaccacccggcctggcctggattaatttatcgggcggtctcgggctttgcgattaattatgatgcctggcctgatacccggcctggttcccggcctgaaagccttctatgtgccattaatcatttaatatcctcttaaaaagacttaaaagttacaattttataattgtcaattttgtgtcaagaaaaataaaatatataatttgtttttttacttataattaaccttttcaaaacattaatgataatatattttcttattagaaagtttattgtactctaattacttatttattataggctaaaattaaaaatttgtcagtgtaatttaaatataaaataatactatcacttacgatatgtgatgttggaaaggaaaggatattgtatttaataccgttcatttgaaaatttaaacttaaaaaaaaaaaatcaaaatattggactgtccggcccgatctggcctgcccgtataaaaagcgggctttggacggtctttgggtagcaaattatctacttgtgcccggcctgtccggcctgaatttgtttacgggctcacaaatattaagcctggcctgcccggcccgtcttagtttttgggtcgggcggcccggcctgcccgaatttacacccctactttGAGTGGTATCAGTGCTAATGGACAAAGGAGAGTTCACAAAGGTTGAAACAGTTTGAATAAAATCCGGAGCAAATGTAGAAGAAGGAGTGGGGGTACCCTGTAGACCTTAATTAGTAACGGTTTTCTCTTCGGGAGGAAAATTTTCATCAAGAGTAACAGAGACATTCGCATGAGAAGaaaaaatattagtttgaattggAGATGGAGGAATGATCTCTGCGACACCAAATTCAGGAATGGAAAAATTTGATTTGAGAGCTTTGGGATTGCGAACTCTCTTAGGTTTCAGTCATTTTCCTCCACCCATCTCACAATCAGAATCCTGCGAAAAACAcggataagaaatagaggcaacaatattgtttgataaaaacaagaatatttcttactcctttgttGTGCGAAGTCTTCCTCTTGAGAGATTCTTTGTCCTTGATATCTGAagaagatttagggttggaaacaTTCACTTTGAGGCTGCTCGAAGAAGAACTTTTCCTGAAAACAGTAAGGAagataaattaatcataagatcaGCAATCATGATCGAGATTAAAAGTTATGATGAACAATTGTAATCAACAGAATAAAAAGAGAGTGATTTTGATAGAACGTACAGACCTTGGATTTGGATCCATGAGAATAATGGAGATAAAACAGCAACATCAGTAACAGATGAATCAAGGGAGAAGAAAGTctcaaggaaaaagagatataaacaaaaattaaagaaatgaagaagttatttctcgaagaaaaatcaataaatagagaagaaaaatgaCCGGTTAGAGACGGGTTGCATCGGTAAAAAGCAAAAGAATCAACACGTGCTGAAAGAAAGGAAGAAATTACGGAAGAATGTCGGTaaaacaaaatatgaagaaataaatATGTGCGATAAGTTGGGTTgaaaatttctcatatcgctcactttaTAAAGAGAAcaaaatgagaagaggcaaaatgtaggagtgaaatatcgcacattcattatgtatgcgaagtaaaggtcatCTAATCTAACGAAGAGCATCGCATATACTAAAATAAGGATGACGTGtttaatgatgtcagcatagtcacgagtaaagtgtgatgatctgtgcgaagTGTAAAGTGTGCAAGATTGAgtgaatgtacatgagcgattgaAATGCACATTGAGGGAGGACTCTAAGgtgagtgttagacaagaaatcaagagagagaaagtttatttggagaataAGTAAAATCTTTGTAATATTTTGTATTCGATCCCAAGATCTAGATTAATAAACGAGTGATTtccattatgattacttagaaaaatatataatattaaatagatgtggttgtaggatttcttgcaactacaacaTCCGTGTGAGAGAGATATAAATGTCGTAAATTTCTTAAAGAACCAATTCTGTCGAGAACCATTTGAACATTTGCAGTAGAACGAAACCTGAGAGTCTGAAGGTTGTAGAATTAACTTATGGACGCAGCAGGAGCATCTCCAATTTTTAGATTATTGAGGTCAAGGTACCTCAAGTGTATAAAAGGTGAAGGTAGAGTCTCTAGTTTAATATAACTACGAGTATCAATTTGATATATAACACGTAAGTACCTGTTTCTAAGTGGACTCCAATAAGAAAGCCACCCACTCCGGTAAAAAACCGTCCGCAGTGTTTTAGCATTGGTCAAAGCATTTGAAACTGGTTttaaaacatcatcctccatgATTAATTGTAGCCGACGCGATTTTGATGCATCATTTTGCATTTCACTTGCATTCAGAACCGTGACTTCATGACTGCCAGCGACACTTTGTGCAAGATCATGCATTTTAAAAGTTTGAATATCACCTAAGACATTTTTTTTCACGTCTTGGAAGAAAGAGTTAGACAACAAATCTAGGAAATAATGATTCCCAACATTTTCGACTGAGTTTTGACATCCTCCATTTGGTGGATGAAGGAATCCTTCAGCCAtccatagttgaatcaatatttctcTGTCAATTACCCAATCTTTGGGAAATAAACAACAGTACGAGAAACACTGTTTCAAATGGGAGGGCAAATTGTCATAGCTCAATTTCAATATTGGTATGATTCCACCACTTTGATTTTCTGGGGTATCTAAGCTTGTGTTGTCTCTGATAGATAACCAATGCATTTCATCATTCTGCGAGCGCCTAAGACCACCGAGAAATGTTGCCGCGAGTGGCAAGCCTCCACAGCTTTTAGCTATTTGCTTCCCTATGTTTATCATATTTGGAGTCTCAGAGGCTCCACCAGGAGAAAAAGCTTTCTTCTTGATAATGGACCAACAATCAGCTTCCGATAATACATCTAGATTGTACGGAGGAATTACACCCTGCACCACAGATGCAACTTCTTGTTTACGTGTGGTGACAATAATTTTGCTGGCAGCAGCGCGGACGTCTAGGTAACTCTTGAGTTTATTCCATTCCATGAAATCTTCGGTCCACACATCATCAAGTACTAGCAAATAAAGTTCATTTTCTAATTCTTTTTTAACTTGATCTACCAAAACATTAATGTTTGAGAATGTAGGACATTTAGAGTTAGTAATGGACTCCATAATGTCTATCaagattttataaatatcgaaCTCATCAGAGACACAAACCCATAGTCTTTTTCTAAAGTGGTTTTCTACTGAACTGTAGACAGATTGAGCCAAAGTGGTCTTTCCCAGCCCACCCATTCCCACTAGGGATATGACAGAGACTTTTTCTTCTTGATTAGAATTTACAGCCGATGAGTTCAATAGCTTTATTATCTCTGACTTATCATTTTCTCTTCCTACAACTTTTAAATCTTCTCCGAAAAATGAAGCAGTTAGGCGATTATTACGTATCTCAGCAGTTTGGTCATCGTATAAGCTAGTCGATTCAAATCCAGATTTTTTCATATCACTTGAAATTTGGTTGAACCGTTTGTtaacatctttgattttgtgtgcCATTTTAAAACGAAAAGCAACTTGGTTGGAGGATGAAAAGAAATCTTTTACCTTGCTGTTCTTTTCAGATCGACGCATAGCTTGATAGGATAATTCATCAAGAACATCATCAGCATCATAAACAGCTCCCTCGAGTCTTTTTAACCAAAGTGAAACTTGAGCATCGTTCTCCTACTTACCCTCCGCATCAGATGTTTTAGCGGCGATCAACTCTAATGTTTCTTGAAACTTTTTCAGCTCATCCTTGACACCCCACGCACCACTAATCTCACTTGCAACAACAGAAACCAGCTTTTTCAAAGCTCCGGACGCGCCACTAACAAGAATATCTTGTGCCATAATAATTAAGAGGATACTAATTAAGCAGATTGAAAATGATGAGAATGAAAATGAGATTGTATCCTATCCAAGATGAATCTTGTAGCAACTCAGAGAGAAGAAGACAGAAGTTTAAGAAAAGTTGTAGAAGATATAAAACACATTAACCAACAACTGTCGTTGCAGAAATAAACCAAGTTAAACTGGATGGGTTGTCCATTATCAAACACGACACAGACCATAACGTGGAGAACATGATAAGATTTTCATCTCCAAGATTTTCATCTCTAAGATTttgttgtatttatttatttgatattTGATGGAAGAAGCAATGCCTCAATTCTTCATCGATAATAAGttgcaaatacataaaaaatatatattcagTACATCCATAAATCGAAAAACAAAACTTAGTACAATAGTTATGATTTTTGAACCAATAACAATCTAGAACAAAATAAAATATAACACAATTTCATTTAGGCAAAAATGTATCAAATGAACAATAAGTAAGTAATCTTAATGAATTATGAATTATCCTGTGAAAAGTTACTTAAGACAAGGATCAGGATGACGCACAAAATGTGATATATATCAACAAATAACACAATTTCATTTCAGTGGAACATTACAAAAAGGGTTCTCTTAAGTGAGCACAATTTCATTTTGTTGCAGACACATATAACAATTGTTGTTTTTCTCCAAATGAGATTACATCAAGAAATAACACATGAATTAGGATTGTTTTCAACATAATAACCACTTGCGTAACAAGGATCGTAGTTTGCCCTGCTTAAAGCACAAATGATGTCTGCTATATTTGTCTCGCACGGATCCTTCTTCTTCTCAGGTTCTTTGTTAGGACCAACAGACAATATGTCTGCAAAACAAATTTTTCTTAGTTTGCACACTATCATTACTGGATCAACATCCCCGATTACTGTTATCTTCTTCGCTTCCATGTCTATAGATACTGAATTAACTCCTACAAACATAATGGCAAGAAAAAATAATCAGCAAAAGAAATGTGAGAAGTTAGAACCGTTTGTTGAGAGGGTGTGGTGAAAACTTGTAGTACCTTCAAGGCCGGAAACAGATTTTAAGGCCTTTTGTTTGGTTTTGTTGTCATGTACATCTAATTTCAACACTGCTTTCTGTAACAACAAAAGAACACGCATCAAACATTATAAAACTAGATTGTGTGAAGCTTGAAAACTAAATATTTGAAAtatcttgcaaaaccaccatacaAACTGAAAAAAGACTTCACCAATCTCATGCGTTTATAGAGTTCACTCACCTGCATTTGTCTGATACTTCTGAGATCCCTGACGTTGAGAAAGTAGAGACTCGATTGGAGATTCGAAGAAgaaaaatcgagagattgagtgGAGAAAAAGAAAGGGAGGAACACAAGTATTTAAATTGTGGAAATGTAGTCAAGTTGGGGAATTACCAACTCCCAGCAATCAACTTGATGGTCCAAACGTCACACTCTGAACCACCGATGACATATGTTTTTCTGTAAGAAAATAGGAAACACCAATGTAATTGGTCTGCCTCTCACTCTCTCAACATTTACCGACTATAAATAAAAACAACTTCCGGATAGTTACAAAATTTCTACCATTTTATAATTTTTTGATGACCAAAGACTAGTTCAAGTCGTCAAGTTGGCCAACCATTTGTTCATTTCGCCTTCCAGGAACGCGTCAACCAAGTAAGACGCAGGTCTCTCGGAAGGTGACTGTTCACTGATCAATTAAACTCTCAGTTGTTGGACCGATAAGAATACAAATAACAGTAAAATCAAGAGACAATCGTATAAAACATATACTCAGTTATTATACCGTCCATTGATATCATCATGTCTTCAGTGTTGCATTAACAAGATCATCGAGTCAAAAGTTTCATGATACAAGGTTCAAATGCcaaaaatacaaatgaaagattcTCATTGCGAAATTACGCACCGTTCCACAGAACACTCCTCTCACTGCCTTCTCCTTGACATGCACATTGACAATCATGCAATACTGACTTATGAGCCCAATAAGTACTGGCTGTTTGTCAAACCCATGTAGCTTGGCTTGGGTTTTGTTTTCCAGTTAAGCTTTTGATGTCATGGAATTTGTGGATAGAATTAGAAACAGTCGACCAAAGTAGTCTGATGATGGATTAATGGTCACCACTATAAATATTTTCTCTTGGTATCAGTTGAGTTTTCAAAATAAATGTATATATTGGTGTTAGACTAATCTAGTTACATGGGTGTATGTTTTCTCTTGGTGTGTGCTTACAGATTCTAAGCAGCAACTGAGCTTTGGGTGCTCTAAATAATCGTCCTCCAAATAAATTCGCAAAGCTATGCAACTTTcatttgaacgattttttgggaccatggtgttttttggggaccatggttttattttgggtaaagacattagaagtaaatctaggtcaccccttatctagatatttatattaatacctaaattaccctcctgattaattttgggtgatgattagctagtgttaacaatagttagtgtaatgattagtgagatgattaagttaaagataattagtgagattaaaaaatcagatgagttttttttttaaagaagtagaattattgagagagtaaagttagagaagatgaaggaaaacatgaaaaacgatggattttaccaaccacaaccggaggaaaggtatttgggtacccaggtatgcttcaaacttagataatgttggttgaatttctccaaactttcaaaaaaatgaaattttttatgtaaatttgggccagttcggttaaccaTAGGTCAAccacatgtaaccgaacacatctgaaagtgtagttcggttaccatatgtcaagaacatgtaaccaaactcacctgaaagtgtagttcggttatgttttccaaacacgcaggttaccgaactcgctcgttaatggaggttttggtcgtacggtgcaatgttcggttacctaggataaaatggtaggtaaccgaactttgaacttgacaatttatttgagtacatcttgtgtgttcggttagttcacaaacttcaacgcaaccaagttcccaactaagcatcaggttaaaagtaacctagtgttagaagttcggttggttcgcaaaattattaagttttcaAAGTCTCCTCTAGCTTTTTCAAAGTCTTAGTTTCAGGGTCATAACAAGAGAGAATAGCATTGTACCACAAGAAATACTTGTCGCTCTTTGGCAGCGCAACTCGCTCTAACCACCTCCAGTCTTCCCATGCTATACTAAACTTCATAAACCAACGGGAATGTTTCTGTGTATATTTGACAGTCTTCCTATTCTCCAACTGCCATATCCTGAAATGTTTACTGGGAAGTACTTGTAGAACACACAAATTCCCTCTCAATACCATGAGATCCACATTACCGTCCCAGACTGCAGAAGGTATTGGTGGGAGCAATTTAAATGTCTCATGTTTCAAATCAAAAGCTACTACAGTCGCAGACTTATCCATCCAGTGAAGAGCTCCACTTGCTAAAACACCCACTGATGGTAAAGCATCCAATCGGGGTTTAAAGCATATTTCATTTGCATTTATCTTACTTGGTTTGTTTCTCCACACAGTACCATTCCGGAGGGTATTCACGTGAAAGGTTTTATCCTGCAGAATTCTAACAAATTTGTACTCGTTATTTGAACGATTGTAACCAATTCCAATCGCGTCTTCTGCGTAAGCATCATCCTTCCATTGAATTTGCTCTCCAGTGACAGGATTGCAAAtacagatttttcttttttcttttgtctttctttttgaagGCCAGGGTTTCAATACTCTTGGgacttggatttttttttcacGTGCTCTTGAACTGGAGTAACTGGCATAACAAACTAAACCGTGACAAGAACCAACCATGAAACTTTTGGAGTAAGGTGATAATGGCAAGATTATGTGTTTTAACTTTGTAACTGTTCCCGTGTGGTCATTAACCTTACTAGTATTCTGTTCTGAAAAGTAGAATTGTGCTTCAACTTTGGTTCTTCTGTGTCCGAAGAGTGGGTTTGGAAGAGCAGGGTTTCCCTGTAAAGCCCCGTAGATTAAACCAATATTGGGTTTAGGTACCAAAGTTCGCCATGTTTTGCATACTTCTCTAGATTGTATTTTTAAGACCATTGGCAAGCGAGAAAGTATATTTTCAGTGGTTTCTAAAGGTAAGTTCTCCATTGATCTGAGTATCTTTAAAACTTTTCTTCTTAATATCGGCAGAAGACATGTATCTGTAATAGGTTTTTCATCACCCCAATTACTTTGTTTTAGGTTTGGGTTTGGGTTTGGGTTTGGGTTTGAGTTTAgggttttttataaaaaaaaatgagtttagggtttggcggccaTCTAATTCTAAGACCGCCCTAACCTCAAATAAGAGAGTATTGTGTGTAACTACACATGTTTTTGGAGAATAACTTTCCTtagaaaagaaagtaaaaaaaaataaaaataataattatcaaaatttgatcaaattgACGGGGTCAAATTCACGTACCCATATAGCTTAGCTTGGGCTTTGTTTTCCAGTTAAGCTTTTGAAGTCATGGAATTTGTGGATAGAATTACTGATGACAAAGACAAACAGTCGACCAAAGTAGTCTGAATGTATGATTATGGATTACGGTCACCACTATAAGCGTAGttgagttttcaaaaaaaaaaaaaaatgcgtaTATTGGTATTGTTAAATATAGTTACATGGATCATAGATGTATGTTTTCTTGTGTGCTTACAAATTCTAAACAGCAACTGGGCTTTGGGTGCTCTAACCTAAAAGATCGTCCTCTAAATAAAGAAACCTCGTTTTAAGGCATACCAAATTTTTTTAGTCATACTCAATTAGGATAAAATAGTTTCCGGAGTAGCTTTTGCCTTTCCTCTTATTTTGCTTCGGCGCTTCTCTTCTCAgtacttctttttttctttctaataatATTTTAACTTTTTctgtcaaaagaaaaaataaggatAAAATAGAGTCACTAGGTAGTAAAATCAATAACCCCATATCAACGATATTTGATAATAACAGTAATGCCTTATTATTTAtgctctttattttattttttttaaagaataaaataaaataaaatttttatttttattattgaaaaaaaagggaaaaatatttataatgggtaacctagcaacaagttgggtaTCAATACCTTTCTAAATAACCAAACTTAATGATTTTACCTAAATACCACCCATATTTTACAAGTTGGGTGGTGAACACTCACCTTCTTCTCCACCTAATACCCCGTATCAGTGATTCAGTATCACCTATAATAGCCGCCACCTTCAAATCAAGATCATAATCTTATTCAgatttaagtttaagttttagaCTTAATCTTATCATCATATCTGTTTTAGAGAAATTAtgtcttgattttattttattttcattatttaggttttatttttaaaaacaGACATAAGGGTGCTAAATATTCCTAGATGGTTTTAACTTGATTTGCTTTTCTTACAAACCAATTGTTGCTAAATAGGTATATTCCATAAAATTTGTTCGAATTACCATGGAAAAGAGCAACATCAATCGGAAAGACCAAATTCAACAAAAAAAACCCGGCATGACTGAGCATTAACGATTAGATGCGCAAAATGCACCGCAGTATAAGAAAAAACATCGGGGCCTTTCGAATTTGGTCAGTGGCGGAACTATACATTCGATATAGGGATGGCTTGAGTTTTTTTTAGGCTTGTTTATACGTAAAACTCATAAACCAATTATGGCCCAACTTAAAAAAGGCTTTGAAAAAAATGACATTTTTTCTTGTTGGGGCTGGCTTAAGCTGGCCCTAGTCACAAGGTAGTTCCGCCCCTGAATTTGATATATTATAATTTGGGAACATTATATTTAAGATCCATGGATATGTTGCGTAGggggtggtggtgatgataacaATGGCTGTCGTAAGTGGAAGtggtagtccccggcaacggcgccaaaaacttggcaggcctagaaaagggtatagaaatgaagcgtgataaaaacgggggcctacagtaataccgcaagtgcacggtcgtcggttgtagctcgtgcaagtacgggtcgatccacagagatcgggtgtgttttggaaatgtttctagctattttggtttctaaatttgctattgggctttgaatactaatgggtttgttcacaataaaatgaactgagcttgggctcagttggtctttgaaatgtaaatgggctttggccttaaacttaggcttttgattaagcccacagttgattggattgggcttttaaccttaacctaaactgggctttgggccttaatgaaatgggcctcagtgaactaaaccttgggcttttgttttggaattgcactgggcctttgggctttactgatttgaacttgggctcagttggatgggatctgagcttggctgcaggaactggacttggcttggcaggagaagaagtggcagcagcagcagcctggcagcaggcaggaaaaggaaggcagcagcacaagtgctgcacagcatgTAGTAGCAgtagcaggagcaagagctgcacagcaaggccaagaaagaaagaagtagcaatgcagcagcagaagtgctgcacagcagctgcagggcacaagcaacagcaacagcaacagcagctgcaacagcaacagcagcagcagtgcagcagagaaagcagcaaccaaaagcaacacagggaaaaaaaacaaggaacaaagcaaatgaaaactaaacagcaacaaaacaatgaacaaaagcaaaacaaaacaagatgaaccaaggcctgaggccaagggcagggatgtggagaaactgaaatgaagcaaggctaggctaaggcattcaggaggtatactaaaagaatgggaagagaactagcttgctatgagcactagtttctcccaatgctcaatcacattgcaacctaagcatacaacaagaatggcaagataatcagcttgctatgagcactgatttcttccattgcacaattagttcaaagcttcaaatgtatctagcctagcattccatcaactgtaacagcaaattaaacacaacagtgaacatgtaactgacagtgagcaacaacaaacatgaacataactaactgaactaacaatgaactaAACCTAAACAGGACATTAGcaggaatgaattggaaatcaaacatgaaattaaacaagcacataacattaacagaacataacataagcacatttaacagtgacaaagcaagaaattaaaacatacacatttaactgaaattgaactgaaacatgaactgagttgaaattgaaaattaacaggacatgaaagtcctggatgttggctactccaagcatggtttttacatcacacccaacactacatatttatacccacagacaattagggttctacaataaaaatccccaaactgacagagctagggtttggtaattactcacctaatttgatgtagcaacatcaaattgaactcgacccattactctatttgtccttctctacctctccatgccttcaatttcactctagctcaacctaatttacctatttcacactttgggtttcggttgaaaatgtgtggaataagtgaattagatggactagggagatgggaacaatgatgggttatcattgtttgacgtggtgacagagagtgggtggcggagcaggtggtgacagaggtggagaggGTGGTGGCGAAGCTGGTGGAGTTTCTGCAGAGCTGCagaggggaggtgatggtggagagggctcgatggtttgggagagaagggggttgtttggttaggtggtagggttcggtcgctagggtgtgaggcggcttcatccaatcttgatgttctgtgactctgagctgcgagatgcgaagatggtaggtagatcggatggtgattcggaggcaagcgaggagcgaccgtcagattttttgatacaacgaagttaacggctatagatggggttaggtgttgtagtgtaaggcggagatatcaaacgttgatgaacagcaagggagcgaccgttggattcaactaccatctaatctgaaggcttggaatttcagtgctgtggtgctcggcagagacttcagattttgatgctctatgaaggagcgaccgtcggatgcttctgagaactgatctgatggctgagaacggaggcgcttttgtgtgtagaaaatgaggttgtgcgcaccattcttcgcggcttccttgcgtgatttctcccggcttttcactacttttctgctcttttcgctccgcgactcatccgaactttatttattacctaaaaatgcaaaattaattaataaaaatatttattcttgaaaacaatgaaaatacagaatatgggataaaatgtagaattaatgcataaaagatgagttaaaatgccaacaaaaagggataaatatataca
Coding sequences within:
- the LOC113271843 gene encoding putative disease resistance protein RGA3, whose protein sequence is MAQDILVSGASGALKKLVSVVASEISGAWGVKDELKKFQETLELIAAKTSDAEAMRRSEKNSKVKDFFSSSNQVAFRFKMAHKIKDVNKRFNQISSDMKKSGFESTSLYDDQTAEIRNNRLTASFFGEDLKVVGRENDKSEIIKLLNSSAVNSNQEEKVSVISLVGMGGLGKTTLAQSVYSSVENHFRKRLWVCVSDEFDIYKILIDIMESITNSKCPTFSNINVLVDQVKKELENELYLLVLDDVWTEDFMEWNKLKSYLDVRAAASKIIVTTRKQEVASVVQGVIPPYNLDVLSEADCWSIIKKKAFSPGGASETPNMINIGKQIAKSCGGLPLAATFLGGLRRSQNDEMHWLSIRDNTSLDTPENQSGGIIPILKLSYDNLPSHLKQCFSYCCLFPKDWVIDREILIQLWMAEGFLHPPNGGCQNSVENVGNHYFLDLLSNSFFQDVKKNVLGDIQTFKMHDLAQSVAGSHEVTVLNASEMQNDASKSRRLQLIMEDDVLKPVSNALTNAKTLRTVFYRSGWLSYWSPLRNRKSSSSSSLKVNVSNPKSSSDIKDKESLKRKTSHNKGDSDCEMGGGK
- the LOC113273448 gene encoding heavy metal-associated isoprenylated plant protein 12-like — protein: MQKAVLKLDVHDNKTKQKALKSVSGLEGVNSVSIDMEAKKITVIGDVDPVMIVCKLRKICFADILSVGPNKEPEKKKDPCETNIADIICALSRANYDPCYASGYYVENNPNSCVIS
- the LOC113271844 gene encoding F-box/kelch-repeat protein At3g23880-like; the protein is MENLPLETTENILSRLPMVLKIQSREVCKTWRTLVPKPNIGLIYGALQGNPALPNPLFGHRRTKVEAQFYFSEQNTSKVNDHTGTVTKLKHIILPLSPYSKSFMVGSCHGLVCYASYSSSRAREKKIQVPRVLKPWPSKRKTKEKRKICICNPVTGEQIQWKDDAYAEDAIGIGYNRSNNEYKFVRILQDKTFHVNTLRNGTVWRNKPSKINANEICFKPRLDALPSVGVLASGALHWMDKSATVVAFDLKHETFKLLPPIPSAVWDGNVDLMVLRGNLCVLQVLPSKHFRIWQLENRKTVKYTQKHSRWFMKFSIAWEDWRWLERVALPKSDKYFLWYNAILSCYDPETKTLKKLEETLKT